Proteins encoded within one genomic window of Gloeobacter kilaueensis JS1:
- the drmB gene encoding DUF1998 domain-containing protein, whose protein sequence is MPNPSKHPPGELRRSQILTTYGPGSMIDMPNHSVVIGGLNHWSEAGRKLVEEERLAAKVARLLEVSSIQLYTPPCDGSDPNAPRTGITAFTFPTWFLAQVNQSLTYAGREYRSRPLVPARQLVDGGNSYFGEDRKKVPVVPVRFVRSCINGHLADIDWPAFVHDDFASSCRGPLWLDEGGSGSDFADIFVRCERCSKRRPLSNATLAKVLGPCRGERPWLGQGQTASEPCRGEHDQVQYARLLVRSASNAYFSQTLSVISLPDNDAKVREAVGKVWQNTLQVVENIETLRMLRNLPQAKSALEGLAEEAIMAEIFRRRAGGSSDTEPGKSIKQVEIETLLSSPDSEREDVLEGDFYATTRDLSGLEPGFAERIDRVVLVHRLKEVIAQVGFTRFEPVMPTIDGELDIGVRRAALDIEPSWVPAIENRGEGVFIAFKKQAIDAWLARQEVRARGKKLKAGFDTWRRRRGITEHQFPGLPYVMLHSLSHLLITAVSLECGYSATAIRERIYAGDAGHGILLYTGSTGSEGTLGGLVGVGKHIEGHLRFALELGQLCSNDPVCAGHDPDSHQEERFLHGAACHSCLLIAEPSCERGNEFLDRALVTPTVEGLGAEFFFEKNLNLL, encoded by the coding sequence ATGCCCAACCCGTCTAAGCACCCACCCGGTGAACTGCGTCGCAGCCAGATCCTTACTACTTACGGTCCGGGCTCGATGATCGATATGCCCAATCACTCGGTGGTGATCGGGGGGCTCAACCACTGGTCGGAGGCAGGTAGAAAGCTGGTCGAAGAGGAGCGCCTCGCCGCCAAGGTCGCCAGGCTGCTCGAGGTGAGTTCGATTCAGCTCTATACACCGCCCTGCGACGGCTCCGACCCGAATGCTCCCCGCACGGGCATCACGGCCTTTACCTTTCCAACCTGGTTTTTGGCTCAGGTCAACCAGAGCCTCACCTACGCCGGCAGAGAATACCGGAGCCGTCCCCTGGTTCCCGCCAGGCAACTCGTCGATGGGGGCAACAGTTATTTTGGCGAAGATCGAAAAAAAGTGCCGGTGGTGCCGGTGCGCTTTGTGCGCTCCTGTATCAACGGTCATCTCGCTGACATCGATTGGCCGGCGTTCGTCCACGACGATTTTGCCTCCAGTTGCAGAGGCCCCCTGTGGCTCGACGAGGGCGGCTCCGGCTCCGATTTTGCCGATATTTTCGTGCGCTGCGAGCGCTGCAGCAAGCGCCGTCCCCTCTCCAACGCCACCTTAGCGAAGGTGCTCGGTCCCTGCCGGGGAGAACGGCCCTGGCTCGGTCAGGGACAGACAGCAAGCGAGCCCTGTCGCGGTGAACACGATCAGGTGCAGTACGCACGGTTACTGGTGCGTTCGGCCTCCAACGCCTACTTCTCACAGACTCTGAGCGTTATTTCGCTGCCGGACAACGATGCGAAGGTGCGCGAAGCGGTGGGCAAAGTCTGGCAGAACACCTTGCAGGTTGTGGAAAATATCGAGACTTTGCGGATGCTCCGCAACCTGCCCCAGGCCAAATCAGCCCTCGAAGGTCTGGCTGAAGAAGCGATCATGGCCGAGATCTTTCGCCGCCGCGCCGGAGGCAGTTCCGACACCGAACCCGGTAAAAGCATCAAGCAGGTGGAGATTGAGACGCTTCTTTCAAGTCCTGATTCTGAGCGCGAGGACGTGCTGGAGGGCGACTTCTACGCCACCACCCGCGATCTTTCGGGTCTGGAGCCCGGTTTTGCTGAACGCATCGATCGGGTGGTACTCGTCCACCGCCTCAAGGAAGTGATCGCCCAGGTCGGCTTTACCCGCTTTGAACCGGTCATGCCCACCATCGACGGAGAACTCGATATCGGTGTGCGCCGCGCTGCCCTCGACATCGAGCCGAGTTGGGTGCCTGCGATCGAAAATCGCGGTGAGGGTGTATTCATCGCTTTTAAGAAGCAGGCGATCGATGCCTGGCTGGCTCGACAGGAGGTCAGAGCCAGGGGCAAAAAGCTAAAAGCAGGTTTCGATACCTGGCGGCGGCGACGCGGTATTACTGAACACCAGTTTCCTGGTCTACCGTATGTAATGCTCCACTCACTGTCGCACCTGCTCATCACTGCTGTTTCGCTGGAGTGTGGTTATAGTGCCACTGCCATTCGTGAACGCATCTATGCCGGCGATGCGGGCCACGGCATCTTGCTCTATACCGGCTCCACCGGCAGCGAAGGCACCCTGGGCGGCCTGGTGGGCGTCGGTAAACACATCGAAGGACACCTGCGCTTTGCCCTCGAACTTGGGCAACTGTGCTCCAACGACCCGGTCTGTGCCGGGCACGACCCCGACAGTCATCAGGAGGAGCGCTTCCTGCACGGGGCTGCCTGCCATAGCTGTCTACTCATCGCCGAGCCCTCCTGCGAGCGGGGCAACGAGTTTCTCGATCGGGCTCTGGTCACTCCCACGGTCGAAGGTCTGGGAGCCGAGTTCTTCTTTGAGAAGAACCTGAACCTGCTATGA
- a CDS encoding GNAT family N-acetyltransferase — protein sequence MKSFELSSEQEANEPAFTIRPAIAEDAGSIAAILTECFHPPVGLTRWIQPWIQAGLKAEISLRLRTPPAFYSCLVALVEEHTAGTVEVALRSLPQQWWMPPGLGGSTRLAYISNLAVSNTYRRQGVARALLLEVEKLVRRWNQSTVNLHVMERNRGALALYYGLGYQLERTEQEWPLLGDRKLLLHKKLSA from the coding sequence ATGAAAAGTTTTGAACTCAGCAGCGAGCAGGAAGCGAACGAGCCCGCCTTTACGATCCGGCCAGCGATAGCCGAGGACGCGGGCAGCATCGCTGCCATCCTGACTGAGTGCTTCCATCCGCCGGTGGGGCTGACGCGCTGGATTCAACCCTGGATTCAGGCGGGGCTGAAAGCGGAGATCAGCCTGCGGTTGCGCACGCCCCCTGCCTTTTACAGTTGCCTGGTGGCCCTGGTGGAGGAGCACACCGCCGGTACGGTCGAGGTGGCCCTGCGCAGCCTGCCCCAGCAGTGGTGGATGCCGCCGGGATTGGGCGGCTCGACTCGACTCGCCTACATCTCGAATCTGGCGGTGAGCAACACCTATCGCCGCCAGGGCGTCGCCCGCGCTCTGTTGCTTGAAGTCGAGAAGCTGGTGCGGCGCTGGAACCAGTCCACCGTCAACCTGCACGTCATGGAACGTAACCGGGGAGCGCTCGCCCTCTACTACGGCCTGGGCTATCAACTCGAGCGCACCGAGCAGGAATGGCCCCTCTTGGGCGACCGCAAGTTGCTGCTGCACAAAAAACTCAGCGCCTGA
- the drmC gene encoding DISARM system phospholipase D-like protein DrmC, giving the protein MNPAVLRGLSRTNLEALAAALESGRIVPPYSRLGLQALVGALQAEPAAAEMAHLAAQGMQPIHIAYLLRALVAERADAQQLRDQIEIVWTGDDLLAITGRDTAVVVRELFAAARKSVLIASYALDRGEKAMALFGELAARLDNEPGFTVRVCLNIHRPTQSNQSEAQLVEAFGKLFREEIWPGSKLPQVFYDPRALQKGGNERACLHAKCVVIDQQKALVTSANFTEAAHKRNIEVGALLSDQATASALWQQFALLIQKRNLLALYPV; this is encoded by the coding sequence ATGAATCCGGCTGTATTGCGGGGACTGAGCCGGACGAACCTGGAGGCTCTGGCCGCTGCCCTCGAATCGGGTCGGATAGTACCGCCTTACTCCCGCCTTGGGCTGCAGGCGCTGGTAGGCGCTCTTCAGGCAGAACCTGCGGCAGCAGAGATGGCGCACCTGGCAGCCCAGGGAATGCAACCCATTCACATCGCTTATCTGCTGCGCGCTTTGGTTGCCGAACGGGCGGACGCCCAGCAACTGCGCGATCAGATAGAAATTGTCTGGACTGGAGACGATTTGCTGGCAATCACGGGCCGCGATACCGCCGTAGTCGTGCGGGAACTCTTTGCGGCGGCCCGTAAAAGTGTCTTGATCGCCAGTTACGCCCTCGATCGGGGCGAAAAAGCAATGGCACTGTTTGGCGAACTGGCAGCCAGGCTGGACAATGAGCCGGGCTTTACCGTGCGCGTGTGCCTCAATATTCATCGTCCTACTCAAAGTAACCAGAGCGAAGCGCAACTGGTAGAAGCGTTTGGGAAACTTTTTCGCGAAGAGATCTGGCCGGGCTCGAAGCTGCCGCAGGTATTCTACGATCCGCGTGCCCTGCAAAAAGGCGGAAACGAACGTGCCTGTCTCCATGCCAAGTGCGTGGTCATCGATCAGCAAAAAGCCCTGGTCACTTCCGCCAACTTTACCGAGGCGGCCCACAAAAGAAATATCGAAGTGGGTGCGCTCCTGAGCGATCAGGCCACCGCCAGTGCGCTGTGGCAGCAGTTTGCGTTGCTGATTCAAAAAAGGAACCTGCTGGCGCTGTATCCGGTGTGA
- the drmA gene encoding DISARM system helicase DrmA has translation MADSSKHVRQSLVDALQLDLVGPLPEDQRYQDEVLPQPPSRWYLSGFLVPYEAKIEQRSDDVSADDLDLVEGSGAGDDEAAPEAASARKAFFPSSMGVSFLVSSEVENLRVVIEGGDYTPLPQVQETTQTDAKEQVDQATDAQGQVWKRTARKWSLTVPLLKEEQASSRSSHSMQSLSVAESGGLQLVLSVRPVQSGVPVPAGTRSVSIFLVNNRRPAGDGERDTAFIFQAALSIHCAAGFVARPDPRGQGGDADEQVADLQFRDACEYAVGHNVSAVARLNADGRCRCVSTAWLPTAEVEKVVPVSIAGVELGMENLAAAKDADAVAAMLAALPDRYADWIAEQRAKRPDGEQRRQVADRLLHRASVARQRIEAGIACLADPQVLEAFRIANRAVASAIRRRASFDGTCTPETARAPAWRPFQLAFILMNLRGIAEPSHPDREVVDLLFFPTGGGKTEAYLGLAAITLVLRRLKNPSIASAGLSVLMRYTLRLLTLDQLGRAATLICALELERQANVARLGPWPFEIGLWVGQSATPNRIGKKGDNDRYSARARTIAFQNNDRKPSPIPLENCPWCNEKFKTASFQLLPNADSPTRLSVVCLNRKRTASGQFICHFRSNNPLPVLAVDDEIYRRLPCFVIATVDKFANLPWVGETGALFGKVERYSDQGFFGPTDPGKGQPLGGSLAPPDLVIQDELHLISGPLGTMVGLYETAIDALSSRFDAEGRSIRPKIIASTATVRRAEKQIRALFGRTQVDVFPPPGPDRRDAFFARTVPTSEKNGRLYLGVAAQGRSLKVILLRVYLALLGAAMREWQRAGGKKSLTNPADPYMTLLGYFNALRELGGSRRIVEDEVKSRLARCSIRRRVGEAEDEGLFADWVMGEPRELTSRVSTSEVADTKRRLALPHAHKEHIDVALATNMISVGLDITRLGLMVVLGQPKTASEYIQATSRVGRDDERPGLVVTLMNVHRPRDRSHYERFVAYHESFYRAVEATSVTPFSPRAVDRGLAGVVVALARLGDGRLTPPLNAHEILTYCKDLDFVVEAIARRAEASDPDLRAEEAASLRSHIRARVKNLLDDWQTIARDRGALQYQREVGGAPPLLYDPLDPELELQPAVCRKFKAGRSLRDVEPTVNLWIRNVNGQEVQGEDD, from the coding sequence ATGGCAGACTCTTCCAAACACGTCCGGCAAAGCCTCGTCGATGCTCTGCAACTTGATCTAGTCGGCCCGCTACCAGAAGATCAACGGTACCAGGACGAGGTGTTGCCTCAGCCTCCTTCCCGCTGGTATCTGAGTGGGTTTCTCGTTCCCTACGAGGCGAAGATCGAGCAGCGCTCCGACGATGTGAGTGCCGACGATCTCGACCTGGTAGAAGGGTCAGGAGCGGGGGACGACGAGGCGGCTCCCGAGGCCGCTTCCGCCCGCAAGGCGTTTTTTCCGTCCTCGATGGGCGTGAGCTTTCTGGTCTCCTCCGAGGTTGAGAACTTGCGAGTCGTGATTGAGGGAGGTGACTACACTCCGCTGCCCCAGGTGCAAGAGACGACGCAGACCGACGCAAAAGAGCAGGTAGATCAAGCTACCGACGCCCAGGGACAAGTCTGGAAGCGGACGGCCCGCAAGTGGTCGCTTACCGTACCGCTTCTTAAAGAAGAACAGGCGTCCTCGCGTTCGAGTCATTCGATGCAGTCGCTATCAGTGGCTGAAAGCGGCGGGTTACAACTGGTTCTCTCCGTCCGCCCCGTGCAAAGTGGGGTGCCAGTACCGGCGGGCACGCGCTCGGTGTCGATTTTTCTGGTCAACAATCGGCGACCGGCAGGAGATGGTGAGCGCGACACTGCTTTTATCTTCCAGGCGGCCCTGAGCATCCACTGCGCAGCAGGGTTCGTGGCCCGCCCCGATCCCAGGGGCCAGGGCGGCGATGCGGATGAGCAGGTGGCGGATCTGCAGTTTCGAGACGCCTGCGAGTACGCGGTGGGCCACAACGTATCGGCGGTGGCCCGGCTAAATGCCGATGGCCGCTGCCGCTGCGTCAGCACTGCCTGGCTGCCCACAGCCGAAGTGGAGAAGGTGGTGCCCGTCTCGATCGCCGGTGTCGAGCTGGGTATGGAAAATCTGGCGGCGGCGAAGGATGCAGATGCGGTGGCGGCGATGCTGGCGGCCCTGCCCGATCGGTACGCGGACTGGATTGCTGAGCAGCGGGCGAAGCGGCCCGACGGAGAGCAGCGACGCCAGGTGGCCGACCGGCTGCTCCACCGCGCTTCGGTGGCCAGACAGCGCATCGAAGCGGGGATCGCGTGCCTTGCCGACCCTCAAGTGCTGGAGGCGTTCCGGATTGCCAACCGGGCGGTAGCGAGTGCGATTCGCCGGCGAGCGAGCTTCGATGGCACCTGTACGCCCGAAACCGCCAGGGCTCCTGCCTGGCGGCCTTTTCAGCTGGCTTTTATTTTGATGAACCTGCGGGGCATCGCCGAGCCGTCCCACCCGGATCGCGAGGTGGTGGATCTGTTGTTCTTCCCGACGGGCGGCGGTAAGACCGAAGCCTATCTGGGCCTGGCGGCGATCACCCTCGTTCTGCGGCGGCTCAAGAACCCGAGCATCGCCTCGGCGGGCCTCAGCGTCCTGATGCGCTATACCCTGCGCCTTTTGACCCTCGACCAGTTGGGCCGCGCTGCCACTCTCATCTGTGCCCTCGAACTGGAGCGGCAGGCAAACGTTGCCAGACTCGGACCCTGGCCGTTCGAGATTGGCCTCTGGGTAGGCCAGTCCGCAACTCCCAACCGCATCGGCAAAAAAGGCGATAACGACCGCTACAGTGCTCGGGCCCGGACGATTGCCTTTCAAAACAACGATCGCAAACCCTCGCCCATCCCGCTGGAGAACTGCCCCTGGTGCAACGAAAAATTCAAGACGGCCTCCTTTCAACTTTTGCCCAACGCCGACAGCCCGACCCGGCTTTCGGTTGTCTGCCTTAACCGCAAGCGCACTGCCAGCGGCCAGTTTATCTGTCACTTCCGCTCGAATAATCCGTTGCCGGTGCTGGCGGTAGACGACGAGATTTATCGGCGACTGCCCTGCTTTGTGATCGCCACGGTCGATAAGTTTGCCAACCTGCCCTGGGTAGGCGAAACTGGGGCGCTCTTTGGCAAAGTCGAGCGCTACAGCGACCAAGGCTTCTTTGGACCGACAGATCCGGGCAAGGGCCAGCCGTTGGGCGGTTCCCTTGCCCCGCCGGATCTGGTCATTCAAGACGAGTTGCACCTGATCTCCGGTCCCCTGGGCACGATGGTCGGGCTGTACGAGACGGCGATCGACGCGCTGTCGAGCCGCTTCGACGCAGAAGGCCGGTCGATTCGGCCCAAGATTATCGCTTCGACGGCGACGGTGCGGCGGGCAGAAAAACAGATCCGCGCCCTGTTTGGCCGCACCCAGGTGGATGTCTTTCCACCGCCTGGCCCGGATCGGCGCGATGCCTTCTTCGCCCGAACCGTTCCGACCAGTGAGAAGAACGGGCGACTGTATCTCGGAGTGGCAGCCCAGGGCAGATCCCTCAAGGTCATCCTCCTGCGGGTCTATCTGGCGCTGTTGGGTGCGGCGATGCGCGAATGGCAGCGGGCGGGCGGCAAGAAAAGTCTGACCAATCCTGCCGATCCCTACATGACCCTGCTCGGGTACTTCAACGCCTTAAGAGAACTGGGCGGCAGCCGCCGCATCGTCGAGGACGAAGTCAAGTCGCGCCTGGCTCGCTGCAGTATCCGGCGGCGCGTGGGCGAGGCGGAGGACGAGGGACTGTTTGCCGACTGGGTGATGGGTGAGCCACGAGAACTCACCTCGCGGGTCTCCACCAGTGAGGTAGCCGATACCAAGCGTCGCCTCGCTCTCCCCCATGCACACAAAGAACACATCGATGTGGCCCTCGCCACCAACATGATCTCAGTTGGTCTTGACATCACCCGCCTGGGCTTGATGGTGGTCCTGGGTCAGCCAAAGACCGCCTCCGAATATATCCAGGCCACCAGCCGGGTCGGTCGCGACGACGAACGCCCAGGGCTGGTCGTGACCTTGATGAACGTGCATCGCCCCCGCGACCGCTCGCACTATGAGCGCTTCGTTGCCTATCACGAGAGCTTCTACCGGGCAGTGGAAGCAACCAGTGTTACCCCCTTCTCGCCTCGGGCTGTCGATCGCGGCCTCGCCGGGGTAGTCGTTGCCCTCGCCCGTTTGGGAGATGGCAGGCTCACCCCACCGCTCAACGCCCACGAGATCCTCACCTACTGCAAAGATCTAGATTTTGTCGTCGAGGCAATTGCCCGCCGCGCCGAAGCCTCCGACCCAGATCTGCGGGCAGAAGAGGCAGCCAGCCTGCGCAGCCATATTCGAGCCAGGGTGAAAAACCTGCTCGACGACTGGCAGACGATCGCCCGCGACCGGGGAGCCTTGCAGTACCAGCGGGAAGTAGGGGGTGCTCCGCCGCTACTCTACGACCCTCTGGACCCGGAACTGGAACTGCAACCTGCGGTCTGCCGCAAATTCAAGGCCGGGCGCTCCCTTAGAGATGTCGAGCCGACAGTCAACCTGTGGATTCGCAATGTCAACGGTCAGGAAGTGCAAGGAGAGGACGACTGA
- the glmS gene encoding glutamine--fructose-6-phosphate transaminase (isomerizing), with the protein MCGIVGYIGERAALPFLVDGLKRLEYRGYDSAGIATVGGSGLELVRAKGKLHNLEQKLEGAYRTTATIGIGHTRWATHGKPEEHNAHPHTDASGRLAVIQNGIIENYSELRTALKERGCLFKSETDTEVIPHLIACHLDGRTLLEAVLAAVRELKGAYAIAVLSADFPDEMIVVRQQAPLVVGYGDGENYFASDVPAIVSHTTRVLTLQDGECARITRTGVEVYDFTGHKLRRSPRTLNWNPSLVEKRGFRHFMLKEIHEQPGVIRDSLEDRIGDRGSPVRLGLPTDLFAGLERIYIIACGTSWHASLVGKYLIESLSGLPTEVNYASEFRYNLPPLSDRILVIGVTQSGETADTIEALKVAHQQGVRILGITNRPESSLGQKYEHIIDTRAGLEIGVAATKTFTSQLIAFYLLALQLAHLRDTQTPERIHEILTGLQQLPTHIENILDTQERYITELAREFDATRDFIFVGRGLNYPIALEGALKLKEISYIHAEGYPAGEMKHGPIALLDAAVPVVAIAVPGKVYEKVLSNAQEAKARDARLIGVAPLDDPAAVETFDQILPVPVVDELLSPILTVVPLQLLAYHIAARRGLDVDQPRNLAKSVTVE; encoded by the coding sequence ATGTGTGGAATCGTAGGCTACATTGGCGAGCGCGCCGCGCTGCCTTTTCTGGTCGATGGTCTCAAGCGCCTGGAGTACCGGGGCTACGACTCGGCGGGCATCGCCACCGTGGGCGGGAGTGGCCTCGAATTGGTGCGGGCCAAGGGTAAACTCCATAACCTCGAACAGAAACTCGAAGGGGCGTACCGCACCACCGCCACCATCGGCATCGGCCACACCCGCTGGGCCACCCACGGTAAGCCGGAAGAACACAACGCCCATCCCCACACCGACGCGAGCGGGCGGCTGGCGGTGATTCAAAACGGGATCATCGAAAATTACTCCGAGCTGCGCACGGCCCTCAAGGAGCGCGGCTGCCTTTTTAAGTCCGAGACCGACACCGAGGTGATTCCCCACCTCATCGCCTGTCATCTTGACGGTCGCACTCTGCTGGAGGCAGTGCTTGCTGCCGTGCGCGAGCTGAAGGGAGCCTACGCCATCGCCGTGCTGAGCGCTGACTTTCCAGACGAGATGATCGTCGTGCGCCAGCAGGCACCGCTGGTGGTGGGCTACGGCGACGGTGAAAATTACTTTGCAAGCGACGTACCTGCCATCGTCTCCCACACCACCCGCGTCCTGACGTTGCAGGACGGCGAGTGCGCCCGGATCACCCGCACGGGCGTCGAGGTCTACGACTTTACGGGTCACAAGTTGCGCCGCTCGCCCCGCACCCTCAACTGGAACCCAAGCCTGGTCGAAAAGCGCGGCTTTCGCCACTTCATGCTCAAAGAAATCCACGAACAGCCGGGGGTGATCCGCGACAGTTTAGAAGACCGCATCGGCGATCGGGGCAGCCCCGTCCGCCTCGGCCTGCCCACCGACTTGTTCGCTGGACTTGAGCGCATCTATATCATTGCCTGCGGCACGAGCTGGCACGCCTCGCTGGTGGGCAAGTACCTCATCGAATCGCTTTCGGGCCTGCCCACCGAGGTCAACTACGCCAGCGAATTTCGCTACAACCTACCGCCTCTGAGTGACCGCATCCTGGTCATCGGCGTCACCCAGTCCGGCGAGACCGCCGATACGATCGAAGCGCTAAAAGTCGCCCACCAGCAGGGCGTGCGCATCCTGGGGATCACCAACCGCCCCGAAAGCTCCCTGGGCCAGAAGTACGAGCACATCATCGACACCCGCGCCGGGCTTGAAATCGGCGTCGCCGCCACCAAAACCTTTACAAGCCAGCTCATCGCCTTTTATCTGCTCGCTCTACAACTGGCCCACCTGCGCGACACCCAGACGCCTGAGCGCATCCACGAAATTCTCACCGGCCTGCAGCAACTGCCCACCCACATCGAGAACATCCTCGACACCCAGGAGCGCTACATCACCGAACTGGCCCGCGAATTTGACGCCACCCGCGACTTTATCTTTGTCGGTCGGGGCCTCAACTATCCGATCGCCCTCGAAGGTGCCCTCAAGCTCAAAGAAATCTCCTACATCCACGCCGAGGGCTATCCGGCGGGCGAGATGAAGCACGGCCCCATCGCTCTCCTCGATGCCGCCGTCCCCGTCGTCGCCATCGCCGTTCCGGGCAAAGTCTACGAAAAGGTGCTCTCCAACGCCCAGGAAGCCAAAGCCCGCGACGCCCGCCTCATCGGCGTCGCTCCCCTCGACGACCCGGCAGCAGTCGAGACTTTCGATCAGATTCTGCCGGTGCCGGTGGTAGACGAACTGCTCTCGCCCATCCTCACCGTCGTGCCCCTGCAACTGCTCGCCTACCACATCGCTGCCCGTCGTGGCCTGGACGTAGACCAGCCGAGAAACCTGGCAAAAAGCGTCACAGTTGAGTGA
- a CDS encoding aromatic ring-hydroxylating oxygenase subunit alpha: MTTFQRARIEAGDRTLEGIYYTSEAIFERERQMITRRHWLCVGRAEQLQSPGAYFLVDVDGESLIIVRGHDGAIRAFYNVCRHRGTRLCRSGEGQFSGTIRCPYHAWSYRFDGSLVSAPHMDEVPDFDIAHWPLVGCAIAEWEGFLWVNLDSEAQAFEQAMAPLVGRFAPWQLDRLRRGAHIHYEVAANWKMIFENYSECYHCPPIHPGLVPLSPADSGRNDFLSGPILGGYMSVQPGAGLTTSGRRSRPAVGTVSGADLERAYYYTFFPNLLFSLHPDYAMVHSLWPEAVDRTRIVCEWYFDPTEMAKPDFDASDAVLFWDEINRQDWQICERTQQGVRSSAYRPGPYAQREGLAAAFDREYLRVLG, translated from the coding sequence ATGACGACCTTTCAGCGAGCGCGCATCGAAGCGGGCGATCGCACCCTCGAAGGCATCTACTACACTTCTGAGGCCATCTTCGAGCGGGAGCGCCAGATGATTACCCGCCGTCACTGGCTGTGCGTCGGTCGCGCTGAGCAGCTACAAAGCCCCGGTGCGTACTTTCTTGTCGATGTCGATGGGGAGAGCTTGATTATCGTTCGCGGCCACGATGGGGCGATTCGCGCCTTTTATAATGTCTGCCGCCACCGGGGAACGCGCCTGTGTCGTTCAGGTGAGGGCCAATTTAGCGGCACCATCCGCTGTCCCTACCATGCCTGGAGCTACCGGTTCGACGGCAGCCTGGTGAGCGCCCCCCACATGGACGAGGTGCCCGATTTTGACATCGCCCACTGGCCGCTGGTGGGCTGTGCCATCGCCGAGTGGGAAGGTTTTCTCTGGGTCAACCTCGATTCGGAGGCACAGGCTTTCGAGCAGGCGATGGCTCCCCTCGTGGGCCGCTTCGCTCCCTGGCAGTTGGACCGCTTGCGCCGGGGTGCGCACATTCACTACGAGGTGGCCGCCAACTGGAAGATGATCTTCGAGAACTACAGCGAGTGCTACCACTGCCCGCCCATCCATCCCGGCCTGGTGCCGCTCTCGCCCGCCGACAGTGGCCGCAACGATTTTCTTTCTGGCCCGATTTTGGGGGGCTATATGAGCGTACAGCCGGGGGCCGGACTGACGACAAGTGGCCGCCGCTCCCGTCCGGCGGTGGGTACGGTCTCAGGCGCAGACCTGGAGCGGGCCTACTACTACACGTTCTTTCCCAATCTGCTATTTAGTCTCCATCCCGACTACGCGATGGTCCATTCTCTCTGGCCGGAGGCGGTGGACCGGACCCGGATCGTCTGTGAGTGGTACTTCGATCCGACAGAGATGGCAAAGCCGGACTTCGATGCAAGCGATGCGGTGCTGTTCTGGGATGAGATCAACCGCCAGGACTGGCAGATCTGTGAACGTACCCAGCAGGGTGTGCGCTCCTCCGCCTACCGCCCCGGCCCCTACGCCCAGCGCGAAGGGTTGGCGGCGGCCTTCGACCGCGAGTATCTAAGGGTACTGGGATAA
- a CDS encoding FG-GAP repeat domain-containing protein, giving the protein MHRNWGIRHFRRGELPGASLLLSLGLATTLLIQTAPAQAQVNFAPVQNLVDRDENVALVLGDFDNDGDLDIVTAPEGSSNDCCLSRFTNGGAANFGSPDTLPLPGANRNLALVAGDLNGDGDLDLVTSSYALYSYGFGTLGVLENRGKGSGTFAVRLNQYRSAPPVSITLGDLDGDGDLDLAGVSGFGYSARLAIVVPNRGRRYFAGRGGERLPLVNPYEIASGDLDGDGDLDLVAINSYPSEVAVLRNRSNGTFAPAQYFPAVQGGRQIAVGDLDGDGDLDLVTGGVGGVVVLSNLGDGTFSAGLPVATSATSDVAVADLNGDGALDILYTGSAASFDAVTVLVNNGNGGFLAPVSFAVASPSALAVGDLDNDGDLDVVTASAFNPYVGVLLNTTATARSTRSRRSG; this is encoded by the coding sequence ATGCACAGAAATTGGGGTATCCGACACTTCCGGCGGGGAGAGCTTCCCGGTGCTTCTTTGCTGCTGTCGCTAGGTCTTGCGACGACGCTGCTCATCCAGACGGCTCCAGCGCAGGCCCAGGTGAATTTTGCCCCGGTGCAGAATCTGGTAGACCGGGATGAAAATGTTGCGCTCGTGCTCGGCGACTTTGACAATGACGGCGACCTCGACATCGTGACCGCTCCTGAGGGCAGCAGCAATGATTGCTGCCTGTCGCGGTTTACCAACGGCGGGGCGGCCAATTTTGGCTCTCCGGATACCCTGCCCCTGCCGGGGGCGAACCGGAATCTGGCCCTGGTCGCAGGTGATCTCAACGGCGACGGCGATCTGGATCTGGTGACGAGCAGTTACGCGCTCTACTCCTACGGTTTTGGCACCCTGGGGGTTTTAGAAAATCGCGGCAAAGGGAGCGGCACGTTCGCGGTGCGCCTGAACCAGTACCGTAGCGCTCCGCCTGTGTCGATCACCCTCGGGGATCTCGACGGCGACGGCGATCTCGATCTGGCCGGGGTGAGCGGCTTTGGCTACAGCGCCCGGCTCGCCATCGTCGTACCCAATCGGGGCAGGCGATACTTCGCGGGGCGCGGGGGAGAACGCCTACCGCTTGTCAATCCTTACGAGATCGCAAGCGGCGACCTCGACGGCGACGGCGATCTCGATCTGGTGGCAATCAACTCCTATCCTTCCGAAGTTGCTGTGCTGCGCAACCGCAGCAACGGCACCTTTGCCCCTGCCCAGTACTTTCCGGCGGTGCAGGGCGGGCGACAGATCGCGGTGGGCGACCTCGACGGCGACGGCGACCTCGATCTGGTGACGGGCGGAGTCGGGGGGGTGGTGGTCCTGTCCAATCTCGGCGATGGAACCTTCTCGGCTGGCCTGCCGGTTGCCACGTCTGCAACTTCGGATGTAGCGGTGGCGGATCTCAATGGCGATGGAGCCCTGGACATTCTCTACACCGGCTCCGCAGCGTCCTTCGATGCGGTCACAGTTCTCGTCAACAACGGCAATGGTGGCTTTCTTGCCCCGGTGAGCTTTGCTGTCGCATCGCCTTCGGCCCTGGCGGTGGGCGATCTCGACAACGACGGCGATCTGGACGTAGTGACGGCAAGCGCGTTCAACCCCTACGTCGGGGTGCTGCTGAACACGACCGCCACAGCGCGCAGCACCAGATCCCGGCGATCCGGCTAG